The genomic stretch TGACGAATACAAAGAAAACTATCAATATATAGTGATGCTTGGAGAAAGCTTGTGGGGCCTTGCGGGCACTGAGCTCAAAGGCACCGAGTTGCTGAATACAGATAAAGTACGCTGGCGAGAAACGGCGGGAAAGCGCCCTTGGCTCGCTGGTATGGTAAAAGAAAAAATGTGTGCTTTGATCCATGTCGAAGCATTAATCGCCATGCTAAACGCAGGGCTAGATGTAAAAGCATTGAGCTAGTACTACGATTGGTACAACAAAAGCATCAAGTTAATAATAGTGGTCGGTAACGACGGCAAGAGGATTATCTATGTCTCAAATGAGTGAAGTTGAAGTAAGAAAAGATCAAACTAATGACGAAGTACTTCAATGGGTAACATTCCAGCTAGAAGAAGAAACTTACGGCATCAATGTAATGCAAGTACGTGAAGTACTACGTTACAGCGAAATTGCTCCGGTACCGGGTGCTCCAGACTACGTGCTAGGTATTATTAACCTGCGTGGCAATGTTGTTACTGTTATCGACACTCGTTCTCGCTTTGGCTTGATGCAAGGTGAAATTACAGACAATACTCGTATCATCGTTATTGAATCTGAGCGTCAAGTGATTGGTATTCTAGTAGATAGCGTTGCTGAAGTGGTTTACCTACGTTCTTCTGAAATCGATACAACACCAAGTGTTGGTACTGATGAAAGCGCGAAGTTCATCCAGGGCGTAAGCAACCGCGATGGCAAGCTGCTTATCTTAGTAGATTTGAACAAACTACTAAGCGAAGACGAATGGGATGAGATGGCTCACCTGTAATGTTTGAAGCGCTTCCTTTAACCCCTGTTGCTCTGATTGCAGGAGTCGGGGTTTTTACGTTATTCATCCTGATTTTGATTAGCAAAGTAAAACGTGCGATTCAAAAGCAGCTTGATCAGTCACGCCTTCAAGTTCGTAACTTGGACAAAGAGCTACAAAAATCGAGTAAACAATTACTTGAGGTTCGCTCTGTTGTGGTTGGTCTTGGCCAGAAAGTGACTGAGCAGCAAGATCTGATCAAGCACTTGAATGAACGTATTGTTGAGTTGGAACATGCGGACACCGATGGACGTTTGTACACGCGTGCAACGAAAATGGTTCAGCTTGGTGCTGGGATTAACGAACTGATCGAAGAATGCGAATTGCCAAAAGCGGAAGCTGAGCTAATGATGTCTCTGCAAAATAAGCTTACTGGCAAAGAGAAAATTCCTTCGCTAAGAAGTAATCCTTCATCATTTGATGAACAACCTGCGTCTTCTCGTGATCGTAGAGACCCACCTCGACGCCGATAAATTGAGCGCTTGTTGCGTATCGAGCACTTGATGTTTATCACGCATTCCTCTTAAAAGAAGCTTCGGCTTCTTTTTTTATGCCTGTCTGTTGTATATAGAACGATGTTTATAAGTGCTTGTATCTACGACAATATCTTGTTTGTTGATTAAAATGTGTAAATTGTGATGCGGTGGTAACAGTTTCTTACGGAGTTTGTTCTATCGAAAACGCCTAGTCCTGTTTTGTCACCATGTTGGTGTGCTACTATAGCCCTCTCATTACTCGACTAA from Vibrio pomeroyi encodes the following:
- a CDS encoding chemotaxis protein CheW, yielding MSQMSEVEVRKDQTNDEVLQWVTFQLEEETYGINVMQVREVLRYSEIAPVPGAPDYVLGIINLRGNVVTVIDTRSRFGLMQGEITDNTRIIVIESERQVIGILVDSVAEVVYLRSSEIDTTPSVGTDESAKFIQGVSNRDGKLLILVDLNKLLSEDEWDEMAHL
- a CDS encoding DUF2802 domain-containing protein, which encodes MFEALPLTPVALIAGVGVFTLFILILISKVKRAIQKQLDQSRLQVRNLDKELQKSSKQLLEVRSVVVGLGQKVTEQQDLIKHLNERIVELEHADTDGRLYTRATKMVQLGAGINELIEECELPKAEAELMMSLQNKLTGKEKIPSLRSNPSSFDEQPASSRDRRDPPRRR